In Ornithinibacter aureus, the genomic stretch CGGGTCGATCACCCAGGTCAGCCCGCTGGTGCCGGTCGAGGCACCCTCCTCCTCACCGAGCACGGCATCGTCGGGGCGGGCCGCGGCGAGCAGCTCGATGATGAGCTCCTGGCTGCGCTGGTCCATGACGGTCACGGGGTCGGTCGCGCTCGACTTCGACGACACGCCCAGGTCGACCGGCCGCTCGTCGACGACGAGTCGCCCGGCGGCGCGCGCGACCGTGCAGGCGATCTCCTCGAGGACGGCGGCGAGGCCGACGGGCAGGTCGGATGCCGTGGGGGCGGGGTGCGTGGTCATCAGTCGCTGCCGCACAGGGCCGGCTTCACGGCGCGCAGGTTCGGGCAGCAGCCCGGGTCGCACACCGACGGGCGCACGTCGCCGGGCACCCACGTCTCGGGCAGGACGACCTCGCCGCGGGCCTGCGCCGCGCGCTCGAGCAGCAGGTCGACCATGCCCTCGACGAACAGGTCGTCGGTGCCCGGAGTCGCGACCCGGACGAACGGCATCCCGACCTTCTGCGCGGTCTCGGCCGCCTCGGTGTCGAGGTCGTGGACGACCTCCATGTGGTCGGAGACGAACCCGATCGGTGCGACGACGACCGCGCTGACCCCACCTTCCGCGGCGAGCTCCTCGATGCGGTCGTTGACGTCGGGCTCGAGCCAGGGCTGGCCGGGGCGACCCGAGCGGGAGCAGAAGACGAGCTCACCCTCGACGGCCAGGCCGAGGTCGGCGTTGACCTCGTCGGTGAGGCGGCGGCCCAGCCGGACGTGCTGGTCGACGTAGAGGTTGCCCTCGCCGTCGCCCGGGCCGGACGTGTCGTCCATCGCCGTCGGGATGGAGTGGGTGACGTAGAGGATGCGCGCGCTCGTCGGATCGGGCAGGGCCGACAGCGCCTCGACGAGGGCCCGGCGCCACGCCCTCCCGACCCCCGGGTGTCCGAAGTAGGGGCGCACCTTGTCGATGACGAGGCCGTCGGCGGCCGGGCCGACGTCGTCGACCGCCGCCGCGAGGTCCTCGCGGTACTGACGGCACGAGGAGTAGCACGAGTAGGCACTGGTGACCAGGGTGAGGACGCGGGACGCCCCTTGGTCGAGGGCCTCGTGGACGGCTCCGGCAAGGAACGGCTCGGAGTTGCGGTTGCCCCAGAGCAGCGGGGTCGAGATCTCGCGGCGATCCAGTTCCGCCCGCAGTCGCGCGAGCAGGTCGCGGTTGAGGTCGTTGATCGGGCTGCGCCCACCGCGGGCGAAGTAGTGCTCACCGACCTCTTCGAGGCGGGAGTCGGGGATGTCGCGACCGGCCGTGACGCGGCGCAGGAAGGGCACGACCTCCTCGGGGGCCTCGGGGCCGCCGAAGGAGACGAGGAGGACGGCGTCGTACGGGGCGAGTGGGGACGCGGAGTCAGGCATGCGACAAGCGTAAGCGGGCAATCCGGCGAGCCTCGGCGTGGGCTGCGGCATCTGGCCGTCGGGCAGTGGCACAGTCGTCCTGACCACGAGCACCACCGGGAGCCCCGACATGCAGGACCTTCGACTCATCGGCGTCCACGAGGACGGCCAACACCTGCTGCTGGCGAACGCCGACGGCGGGCGCTTCCGGCTGCCCCTCGACGAGGCCCTGCGCGCGGCGGCCCGGCGGGACCGGCCACGGCTGGGCCAGTTGCAGATCGAGATCGAGGGTGGCCTGCGACCGCGGGACGTGCAGGCGCTCATCCGCCGCGGGCTGTCCGCGGAGGAGGTCGCCGACCGCGCCGGGTGGACCCTGGAGAAGGTTCGACGCTTCGAGGGCCCCGTGCTCGCCGAGCGCGAGTACGTCGCGACCAAGGCCCAGCAGTGCGCCGTCGGGACGCGGGGCAACGGGCCGCTCACGCTCGCCGACCGGGTCGCCGACCGGCTCAAGGACCGCGGAGTCGAGCGGGATGCCGTGGACTGGGACTCCGCGCGCGACGAGGAGGGCACCTGGCAGCTGAGCATGACCTTCAGTGCCGGAGGGCGCCAGCGCACCGCGACCTGGCGTTACGAACCGCTCGGTGGGTCGGTGACGGCCACCAACGACGAGGCCCGGTGGCTCAGCGAGGACGCCACACCCGGGGCGATCCCCACCCCGCACCGGGTTGCCCTCGAGGGCGACCTCGACGTGTACGACATCGACGCGGACGGCGGTCTCGAGCGCGCCCCTCGGGAGCCCACGCGGCCCGCACGCGGCCCGCACGACCCGATCGACCTCATGGCGGCCATGCGTGAGCAGAGCGCCCGAGGTCGAAAGCGCCGACGCTCCTCTGCGACCCACGCCCCGGGAGCCGATGCGTTGCGCGGCGACGCCCTCCCCCTGGAGGACCTCCACCTCGACCCGACGTTCGTGCCGCCGCCACCACCGCCTGTCGCCGTGCCCGCCGATGGGGATGGCCCCGGGGTTGGGGCGCACGACGAGATGACTGCGCACGGCGAGCTGGCTGCGCAGGACGAGGTGCCTGCGGAGGATGAGCTGACTGCGCAGGTCGAGGAGTTCATCGTTCACGACCTGCCGGTCGATGACGCCGATGCCGCGCCAGCCGAGGCCGAGCACCCGATGGACGACCCAGAACCCGCTGACGACCCGGCATCCAACGCCGACCCGGCACCCAACGCCAGCGCGACACCAGAGAACACAGCATCCGAGCGGTCCGGGGCCAAGCGTCCGCCGATGCGTCCGACGCCGTCGCGCAAGGGGCGCCCGAGCGTGCCGAGCTGGGACGACATCGTCTTCGGCACCAAGGGCAGCGGCCAGGGCTGACCCGGCCGACCGCCGTGTCAGCGCGTCAGGCGCGAGAAGGCGGCTGGGGCGGCACGGCGCACACGTCGAGGTCGAACGGCAGCGTGTCCGGCGAGAGGGCCGCGGCGCGTGCGGCGTGGCTGTTCATCCGCCGCATGTAGTGGCGGCGGCAGAGCACCTCGTACTCGACGAGCCCCACCGAGGCGCTCGCGGTGTCGCCGACGACGACCTGCTCCCCCTCGACGACCATCACCCCGTCGACGATGCGGGCGTTGTGGGTGGCCTTGCGCCCGCACCAGCACAGCGCCTCGACCTGCAACAGCTGCACCCTGTCGGCGAGCTCGATGAGGCGGCGCGACCCGGCGAAGAGCTCGGTCCGGAAGTCTGCGGTGATCCCGAAGGCGTGCACGTCGATGCCGAGCTCGTCGACGAGGCGGGCCAGCTGCTCGACCTGCTCGGGGGTGTAGAACTGCGCCTCGTCACAGATGAGGTAGTCCACCCGGGCGCCCTGGGTGAGCCGCTCGACGACGGTGTCCCAGAAGTCGAGGTGGTCGGAGACCTCGATGGCCGGGGTCGACAGGCCCAGCCGCGAGGAGAGCACCGACTCCCCCATGCGGTCGAGCTTGGTGAAGATCAGCCCCTGCCGGCCGCGGGCGGAGTTGTTGTGGTCCATCTGCAGGGCCAGGGTCGACTTGCCGCAGTCCATCGTTCCGGAGAAGAACACCAGTTCAGCCACGAGGCGACACCCTAGGCGACGACGGCCGGTGGCACGTGCACGACGGGAACCGACACCTCGTCGTCGCTGAGCGACCCGTGCAGGCCGATGAGCGCGAGCAGTTCAGGGCGGGCGCGGCGGGAGTCCTCGACGGCGAAGCGGCCCCGCATCGCGACGACGACGTCGCCGATGCGCGGCAGGTTCTCGGGCAGCACCGCACCGAACCACCCTGCTGCGACGGCCTCCTCCCGGCTGCGGACCAGTGCCCGGTCGCCAAGATGCTCGGCCCAGGCTGCGCGGACGTCGTCAGCGGCGCCGGGCTCGACGTAGAGCTGCGGGGCCCGGGCCTCGGCACTGACGTGACGCACCCCGTGGGCCAGCACCGGCTCGTGGGCGACGTCGAGGCGCAGCTCGTGCGGGGAGTCGACCATGCCGTGGTCGGCCGTCACGGTGAGCGAGCAGTCAGCCGGCAGCCGGGAGGCCAGCCGGGCCAGTTCCCGGTCGAGCGCCTCGAGCTGCTCGCCCCACTGCCACGAGTCGCAGCCGTGGACGTGGCCGACCTTGTCGAGCTCACCCCAGTACAGGTGCACCAGGGTGCGCGGCGCAGCGCGCACGGCGGTGAGGGCGGCGTCGACCCGGGCCCCCAAGGAGGTCGCGGCGACGAACCGGCCGCCGCGCAGGGCCGCCGTGGTCAGCCCCGACCCGTCGAAGTACGCCGGGCCGATGCGCACGACCTCGACGCCGTCGCGCTCCACGGCCTCGAAGACCGTGCCGTGCGGCTGCCAGAGGCGAGGGTCCGGCCCGTCCTCCCACGACAGCTCGTTGAGGAGCCGGTCATGACCGGGAACGAGCACCTCGTAGCCGAGCAGCCCGTGGGCGCCGGCCGCCAGCCCCGTGCCGAAGGTGCCCATCGACGTGGCGGTGGTCGACGGGAAACCACTGGCGACCCTTTGGGTGCTCGCGAGCCTCGACCGCAGCCACGGCGCGTGGCCGGCCCGCCGGACCAGGAGGTCGTGCCCCAGCCCGTCGATGAGCACGACGACCGCCCGGCGGGTGGGCGGGAAGGCGAAGCCGTCGGATGCCGCCCGGTCACCTCCCGCTCGCGGCGCACCCCACGCGACGCCGAGGCTCCTCGCGACGCTGGGGAGCACGTCGGCCAGCGAGGGCGCGGGCCCGACGGGGGCGAGAGCCGATGGGTCCCCGGTGGACGGCATCCGGGTGGTCAGGCCTGGCCGAGCGCCGCGGACAGGTCGCGCGCGAACGACAGGGCCTGCGCCAGTGCGTCCTCACCGTCGGCAGCGGCCGAGATGCGCAGGGCGATGTCGTCACCGGTGATGGTGCCCTCGTAGCCGTGGTCGGCCTCGCAGTCGGGGTCGGCGCAGGAGGCCGGCACGAGGTCGAGGCGGGCCACCGTGCCCCACCCGAGGGTGAGGGTGATCTCGCGGCCGAGGCTGCCCGGCACGTAGGTCGACGGGCTCTCCACGACGTGGGTCAGCATGACCCCACGCACCGCGGACAGCGGGATCGACTCGGTGGTCGCGGTGGCGACGTCCTGCGGAGCCGGCGGCTCGTCGGCGTGGTCGTCGGCGTGGGCGATGAGCAGCCGGGTGGGGGTCAGCACGAGCACCGTGATGTGGCGGCGCACGACGTCGCGGTCGAAGGTGGTCTCGAGGTGCACCAGGTGGCTGTGGATCGGCTCGTGCACCAGGGCCGCGGCGACGATGTCGGCAACCAGGGCTGGGTAGTAGCCGGCCCGCACGATCGCGGCGGTCAGGTCCGCCGGGAGGACGGGGGCGTCGGGGGCAGGGCTCATGGGGTCCATTGTGCCCGCTACGTCAGCGACCGGCGCCCGGGGTCGGTGCGGCGGGGCGCAGGCGCGATCACGATCTCGGCGCCCAGCACCTCGACTCCTCCGGGGTGGGCGTTGACGGGGTTGAGCACCAGCGAGGCCACCTCGGCGAGGTCGTCGGCGAGCACCGAGACCCGCGCGATGAGATCGGCGAGCGCAGCCCGGTTCACCGGGGTCGCCCCCCGGTGGCCGTGCAGCACCGGGGACGCCTTCACCGACGAGATCAGCTCGGAGACGTCGACGTCGGTGAGGGGCGGGATGCGGTAGCCGATGTCACCGAGCAGCTCGGTGGGCAGCCCGGCGACGCTGAAGCCGATGACCGGCCCGAAGAGCGGGTCCTCGTCGGAGGTGACGACACACGGCACCCCCGGGGTCGCCATGCGCTGCACGACCAGGCGATCCGCGTCGAGCGGGGCGAGCCGTTCGGTGAGCGACTCCCACGCGACCCGCAGTGCGGCCTCGGTGCGCAGGTCGACGCGCACCCCGCTGATGCCGCCCTGGTGGCGGACCATCGGCGCCGTCGACTTCAGCACCACCGGGTAGCCGACCTGCTCGGCCGCCGCGATCGCCTCGTCGACGGTGCCGACCTCCTGCTTGGTCCAGACGTCGATGCCGTACGCCTGCAGGAGGGCGGTGGACTCGTCCGGGGTGAGGCGCCGACCCTTGGGCTCCATCGCGAGCACCGTCTCGACGATGTCCTCCGCGATCCGCCGGTTGATGCCGGCCGGCGCCACGGGCACCCCGTGGTCCTTGGAGCGCCAGGTGCCGTACCGGGTGGCCGCGGCCAGCGCGCGCACGGCATCCTCGGGCATCCCGTACACGGGAATCGCCTGCGTGGAGCCACCCGTGCCGGTGACGGAGGAGTGCCCGTCGTCCACGCCGCGCATGCCGAGGAAGGTGGCGGCGCACGGCTTGTCGGCACCGTGCGCCATGTCGCGCACGGCGGCGGCCACGTCCTCGTCGTTGGTGACCAGGGGCGGGATGAAGCAGGTCAGCACCGAGTCGACCTTGGGGTCGGCGAACGCGGCTGCGAGCGCCGTGCGGAACTGGGCGGCGGTGGCCGCGCTCGGCAGGCTCACCGGGCCGTGGGCGACCTTCAGGCCCCAGCTCGTGCAGGCATCGGCGGTCAACGTGCCGAGCGCGGTCGAGTTGCCGACGATGGCGACGCGGTCGCCGCGGGGCAGCGGTTGCGTGGCGAGCAGCTGGGCGATGTCGAAGAGCTGGTGGACGTTCTCGACGCGCAGCACCCCGGCCTGCTTGAGCATGGCCTTGAACACCGCCGGGCGGGCCTTGGTGCGGCGGACCCGGTGCCCCGGGGGCACCCCGAACCTCGACACCCCGGACTTCACGACGATGACCGGCTTGATGAGGGCGAGATTGCGGGCGATCCGCGAGAACTTGCGCGGGTTGCCCATCGACTCGAGGTAGAGGCCGACGACGTCGGTGCTGTCGTCGTCGATCCAGTACTGCATGAAGTCGTTGCCCGAGACGTCGACGCGGTTGCCGGCCGAGCCGAACGTGGAGATGCCGAGGTTGCGGCGCGCGGCCGAGGCGAGCACGGCGATCCCCAGGGCCCCTGACTGCGCGAACAGACCGACCCGGCCCGCCGGTGGCAGCGTCGTCGCGAGCGAGGCGTTGAGCCGCAGTGACGGGTCGTTGTTGATCAGCCCGAAGGAGTTCGGCCCGACGACCCGCATCCCCGCCCCGCGGGCCCGACGCAGCAGTTCGGCCTGGAGGCGGGCGCCGTCGCGCCCCTCCTCGGCGAACCCGCCCGAGACGACGAGCAGCGCCTTGACCCCCGCCTCGGCGCACTCGTCGACGACCTCGAGCACGGCGTGGGCCGGCACGGCGATGACCGCGAGGTCGACCCGTCCGGGCACGGCCGCCACCGAGGGGTAGGCGGTGCGCCGCCGCAGGGTGCGCACGTTGGGGTTGACCGGGTGGATCTCGCCGGTGAACCCCGCCGCGACGATGCGCTCGAGCAGCTGGCTGCCGATGGAGTTGCGCCGCCGGCTGGCGCCGATCACGGCGATCGTGCGGGGGTGCAGGATCGCGGCGACACTCAGGGCCTCGGCGCGGTGCTCGCGGGACATGGCGACGGCCTTCGAGGAGTCCGTCGGCTCGATGTCGAACCCGACCTCGACGACCCCGTCCTCGATGTGCCGCGTGACGTCGTACCCGGCGTCGGAGAACACCGAGAGCATCTTGCGGTTCTGCGGCAGCACCTCCGCGGTGAAGCGGGTGATGCCGACGTCGCGCGCGATCGCGGCGAGGTGCTCGAGGAGCACCGATCCGATGCCCTTGCCCTGGTAGTTGTCACTGATGTTGAAGGCGACCTCGGCGCTGCGGGCGTCGATGCGGTCGTAGCGACCGATCCCGACGATGTCCTCGCGCAGCGTGACGACCAGGGCGACCCGGTCGACGTAGTCCACATGGGTGAAGCGGTGGACGTCGGCGTCGCTCAGCTGCCGCAGCGGGGCGAAGAATCGCAGGTAGATGGACTCGTCGGACTGGCCGCTGTGGAAACGGTGGATGCCGTCGGTGTCCGAGGGTCGGATCGGCCGGACGTGGGCGACGGTGCCGTCGCGCAGGACGACGTCGGCCTCCCACTCGCTGGGGTAACCCGGAGGCAGCGGGTCGTCGTCCATGGGCACCATCGTGCCACCACGAGGGACCCGTCGGACACACTCCCGGCACCCACCGGCACACTGGGGTCGTGGAGCTACGCGACGCAGTGCTGCGGCGGCGGATGGTGCGCCGGTTCGACCCGTCCGTCCCGGTCGAGATGGAGGTCGTGCGCGACCTGGTCGCGCTCGCGGTGCGGGCCCCGAGCGCCGGGTTCAGCCAGGGGTGGGACTTCGTCGCGCTGCTGAACCCGCAGGACCGCGCGGCCTTCTGGGCCGCTGCCGACGACGGGGGCCCGGCCGATGCGTGGCTACGCGGGGTGTCCGCCGCTCCCGCCCTGGTGCTGTGCCTGTCCGATGCCGGCGCCTACCTCGACCGGTACGCGCAGGCGGACAAGGGGTGGGTCGACCGCTCCCCCGATCGCTGGCCGATCCCCTACTGGGACACCGACACCGCCATGGCGGCGATGATCATCCTCCTGGGCGCACAGGATGCCGGGCTGGGCGCCTTGTTCTTCGGCATCCCGGGCCAGCGCCACGACGCGGTTCGTGAGGCGCACGGCATCCCCGAGGACCGGCGCCTGGTCGGGGTCATCGCCCTGGGCACCCCGGCCGCTCGGGCCGCGCACACCGGCGGGTCACCGCGCACGAGGCCACGTCGCCCCCTGGGGGACGTGCTGCACGCGGGACGGTTCGGCGGGTGGTCCGGCGCGTCGGCGTGAACGGCCGCTGACCGATGGGTGAGGATGACGGCGTCCCCTGCCGCGGCATCCGCGGTCCGACCCTCACCCAGAGCAGAGCCCGACCCCATGGCCAAGCGCACCACC encodes the following:
- the sepH gene encoding septation protein SepH, producing MQDLRLIGVHEDGQHLLLANADGGRFRLPLDEALRAAARRDRPRLGQLQIEIEGGLRPRDVQALIRRGLSAEEVADRAGWTLEKVRRFEGPVLAEREYVATKAQQCAVGTRGNGPLTLADRVADRLKDRGVERDAVDWDSARDEEGTWQLSMTFSAGGRQRTATWRYEPLGGSVTATNDEARWLSEDATPGAIPTPHRVALEGDLDVYDIDADGGLERAPREPTRPARGPHDPIDLMAAMREQSARGRKRRRSSATHAPGADALRGDALPLEDLHLDPTFVPPPPPPVAVPADGDGPGVGAHDEMTAHGELAAQDEVPAEDELTAQVEEFIVHDLPVDDADAAPAEAEHPMDDPEPADDPASNADPAPNASATPENTASERSGAKRPPMRPTPSRKGRPSVPSWDDIVFGTKGSGQG
- a CDS encoding bifunctional GNAT family N-acetyltransferase/acetate--CoA ligase family protein, producing MDDDPLPPGYPSEWEADVVLRDGTVAHVRPIRPSDTDGIHRFHSGQSDESIYLRFFAPLRQLSDADVHRFTHVDYVDRVALVVTLREDIVGIGRYDRIDARSAEVAFNISDNYQGKGIGSVLLEHLAAIARDVGITRFTAEVLPQNRKMLSVFSDAGYDVTRHIEDGVVEVGFDIEPTDSSKAVAMSREHRAEALSVAAILHPRTIAVIGASRRRNSIGSQLLERIVAAGFTGEIHPVNPNVRTLRRRTAYPSVAAVPGRVDLAVIAVPAHAVLEVVDECAEAGVKALLVVSGGFAEEGRDGARLQAELLRRARGAGMRVVGPNSFGLINNDPSLRLNASLATTLPPAGRVGLFAQSGALGIAVLASAARRNLGISTFGSAGNRVDVSGNDFMQYWIDDDSTDVVGLYLESMGNPRKFSRIARNLALIKPVIVVKSGVSRFGVPPGHRVRRTKARPAVFKAMLKQAGVLRVENVHQLFDIAQLLATQPLPRGDRVAIVGNSTALGTLTADACTSWGLKVAHGPVSLPSAATAAQFRTALAAAFADPKVDSVLTCFIPPLVTNDEDVAAAVRDMAHGADKPCAATFLGMRGVDDGHSSVTGTGGSTQAIPVYGMPEDAVRALAAATRYGTWRSKDHGVPVAPAGINRRIAEDIVETVLAMEPKGRRLTPDESTALLQAYGIDVWTKQEVGTVDEAIAAAEQVGYPVVLKSTAPMVRHQGGISGVRVDLRTEAALRVAWESLTERLAPLDADRLVVQRMATPGVPCVVTSDEDPLFGPVIGFSVAGLPTELLGDIGYRIPPLTDVDVSELISSVKASPVLHGHRGATPVNRAALADLIARVSVLADDLAEVASLVLNPVNAHPGGVEVLGAEIVIAPAPRRTDPGRRSLT
- a CDS encoding alkaline phosphatase family protein, whose product is MPSTGDPSALAPVGPAPSLADVLPSVARSLGVAWGAPRAGGDRAASDGFAFPPTRRAVVVLIDGLGHDLLVRRAGHAPWLRSRLASTQRVASGFPSTTATSMGTFGTGLAAGAHGLLGYEVLVPGHDRLLNELSWEDGPDPRLWQPHGTVFEAVERDGVEVVRIGPAYFDGSGLTTAALRGGRFVAATSLGARVDAALTAVRAAPRTLVHLYWGELDKVGHVHGCDSWQWGEQLEALDRELARLASRLPADCSLTVTADHGMVDSPHELRLDVAHEPVLAHGVRHVSAEARAPQLYVEPGAADDVRAAWAEHLGDRALVRSREEAVAAGWFGAVLPENLPRIGDVVVAMRGRFAVEDSRRARPELLALIGLHGSLSDDEVSVPVVHVPPAVVA
- a CDS encoding DUF5998 family protein translates to MDPMSPAPDAPVLPADLTAAIVRAGYYPALVADIVAAALVHEPIHSHLVHLETTFDRDVVRRHITVLVLTPTRLLIAHADDHADEPPAPQDVATATTESIPLSAVRGVMLTHVVESPSTYVPGSLGREITLTLGWGTVARLDLVPASCADPDCEADHGYEGTITGDDIALRISAAADGEDALAQALSFARDLSAALGQA
- a CDS encoding nitroreductase family protein; this encodes MELRDAVLRRRMVRRFDPSVPVEMEVVRDLVALAVRAPSAGFSQGWDFVALLNPQDRAAFWAAADDGGPADAWLRGVSAAPALVLCLSDAGAYLDRYAQADKGWVDRSPDRWPIPYWDTDTAMAAMIILLGAQDAGLGALFFGIPGQRHDAVREAHGIPEDRRLVGVIALGTPAARAAHTGGSPRTRPRRPLGDVLHAGRFGGWSGASA
- a CDS encoding thymidine kinase, translated to MAELVFFSGTMDCGKSTLALQMDHNNSARGRQGLIFTKLDRMGESVLSSRLGLSTPAIEVSDHLDFWDTVVERLTQGARVDYLICDEAQFYTPEQVEQLARLVDELGIDVHAFGITADFRTELFAGSRRLIELADRVQLLQVEALCWCGRKATHNARIVDGVMVVEGEQVVVGDTASASVGLVEYEVLCRRHYMRRMNSHAARAAALSPDTLPFDLDVCAVPPQPPSRA
- a CDS encoding ferrochelatase; this translates as MPDSASPLAPYDAVLLVSFGGPEAPEEVVPFLRRVTAGRDIPDSRLEEVGEHYFARGGRSPINDLNRDLLARLRAELDRREISTPLLWGNRNSEPFLAGAVHEALDQGASRVLTLVTSAYSCYSSCRQYREDLAAAVDDVGPAADGLVIDKVRPYFGHPGVGRAWRRALVEALSALPDPTSARILYVTHSIPTAMDDTSGPGDGEGNLYVDQHVRLGRRLTDEVNADLGLAVEGELVFCSRSGRPGQPWLEPDVNDRIEELAAEGGVSAVVVAPIGFVSDHMEVVHDLDTEAAETAQKVGMPFVRVATPGTDDLFVEGMVDLLLERAAQARGEVVLPETWVPGDVRPSVCDPGCCPNLRAVKPALCGSD